A stretch of DNA from Natrinema halophilum:
CTCAACATTGCCGCGGAACACACTGACGAGAACCGCGGCCGGAAGAAGACCTATCACCGTCGGTTCCGGTTCCCGAAGACGGTCGACGAGGACGAAATCAATGCCGAATACACAAACGGTGTCCTCGAGATCCGGCTACCGACGGCCGAGTCGACCGCGCAAGGGAAGGAGATCCCGCTCGAGGGGTGATTGGGACAGTCTCTACTGACCCACTGACACCTTCCTCCCCGTCGCACCGGTCGAATCGACCACCGAGCCTGCTCGGTGAACCGCACGCACCGTCGACGCGCGA
This window harbors:
- a CDS encoding Hsp20/alpha crystallin family protein, producing MVRANTPSTWMQGLDLPSQLFGDIGGSDYELYEEDDEFVLTIDMPGFETDEIQLAWDDGVLNIAAEHTDENRGRKKTYHRRFRFPKTVDEDEINAEYTNGVLEIRLPTAESTAQGKEIPLEG